CATGATGTAGATGGATAGAATTTTTTGGCTATAGGGAATTATAAAAAATCAGTTTCGAAGCAACGCTTTAGCTGGCCTTTGTCGCCTCGCAGCAGTCATGTGCTGACCCCATATTTTGTCCTCATTATCATTTATATCGAGGGCTTGAGAAAACCAAGCGGATTGAATAATCGTTCTGTGACAACGTATCGTTCAAAATTTATGGTTGTAAAGCTCGTGTATGCTCGAAGAAGACAATGAGGCAAGTGTTGCATTAAATAGCAGAGCTTGCTTAATGGGCACAAATCCTTACAGTAGCTCACTTTTAAGAGTGATTTCGATAACAGCATTCTAATTGTCCTAAAAACAGTACTTAACAGTGACTTTATTGAGAGCCATTGTATTTTGACACGTTGGATCTTGCTCAAAGTGCTAATGTTTCGTGTCAGGCATTTTCTCGGGCTTCATTTTTTGGGATCCAAACTTTCATCCGCAAGCTTGACCAGTGACCCGAGATCTAACCACTCAGTGATCTTATCCTGAATCTTTTTAGAGCCAGGGTATAGTTCTGGCATGTCGTCGCGGGCCCATGTTGGGAATTTCCACGCTCTATCCAGCCATTGGGACTCTATTGGCTGTAATCCGCTTTTATCACGGGCAACATTTTCACACTCAGCCCAAACCCTCAGCATATTTAGTCCCattaattttgaaatttgttcttcaCTAGCATTGTATTTCTTCCAAACCATCTTGACCAAGTCAGGGTACTTGGACACGTCCTCTAGTCCTTGAGGGCTATTTGGAATACCATCAAAATCTGAACCGAATCCAACGTGATCCCACCCGATCAAATCAATCACGTATGATATATGGTCGACAGCATCCTGTATATTAGCCATACTACCATTGGCAGCATCTGCGCGGCCGGAAGTTATAAAGAGAGGGCAGAAGTTGATGTTTATGACCCCACCATTCTCTTTGAGCTTAAGCAAGACATCATCTCGCACATTTCTTTCATGTGCGGTAAGCTTGTATACTGATGAATGTGAGAAGATTACAGGCGCCTCGGATACATTTAGGACATCGACCATAGTTTGGTAACTAACATGAGACAAGTCCACCATCATACCTAACCTGTTCATCTCCTTAACACAATCAACACCATAAGAAGTTAGCCCGAAGTCCTTGTCCCTGTATGGAATCGAACTTGCTGCCATGGCAAACGGATTGTCGCAGTTGTGTGTCAGCGTAATATATCTGACACCAAGTTCGTAATACATTCTAACAACTGCCAGAGATAAATCACATTGGTGTAAACCTTCGACTCCCAGTGTCACGCTTATTTTGCCGTCTTTCTGAAAAGACTCCAACGCGTCTCTGCTTGTGCCAACAAACTTCAGATCTTGACGGTATTTGGCCACGAGTCTCTTCGTGACGTCGATCTGCTCCAAAGTATCGCGCACTGCACTATTAAGCCTACTGAAGTCCGTATACAGCATGTCGCCGTCGTCTTTGCATTCGATGTAGACACTAAAGAACTGGATACCGATTCGCCCTTTTTTTAGGCTTGGCAGGTCAGTCATGCTAGTTAGATGCGAATTGAAGTCAAGCTCATTGATCTGGTTGTGCAGCTGTATTCTGCACAAATACGGGAAATCGTTGTGCGCGTCAACAATTGGCACTCTCGAAGTTAACGCTTCGAACCTCTcatcaaaagcttccatTGCAGAATTGCTCTCGAGATTACAGAGAGACGATCGGTAAATCTTCGCGATTTACCTTTGAATGCCTTTTTTTATAAATGATTTCCCATGTTACCTGAATATTGGCACTTCTCCGTATTATATATTACGCGCTGGTTACGGAACTATTGTCTTGATATCTCTATATCTTGGCTTTTCTTATCGCTCAACAATAGAAGCAGAAATCCCGACGGAACGATCGGCGTTAGTCATATTAGACGATACCGGTGCCTTATTCAACGTCCAGTTGACGTGGTTGGAGTTACTCGCCTCTGCATCCTAGAAATAACATATTCCTTTACTGTCTGGTTTATCTATGAGCAGGTGTAGCATTATGTTCGGAAAACCAGACACCTTCTACTTATCAATAAGGTTATGCATTAATATTATATGGCTTTTGTTGTACATTAAGAATTCTACCGGGCTTTCAGCCCGAAAGGCTTCTTGCGTCTC
The Lachancea thermotolerans CBS 6340 chromosome G complete sequence genome window above contains:
- a CDS encoding dipeptidase (conserved hypothetical protein) produces the protein MEAFDERFEALTSRVPIVDAHNDFPYLCRIQLHNQINELDFNSHLTSMTDLPSLKKGRIGIQFFSVYIECKDDGDMLYTDFSRLNSAVRDTLEQIDVTKRLVAKYRQDLKFVGTSRDALESFQKDGKISVTLGVEGLHQCDLSLAVVRMYYELGVRYITLTHNCDNPFAMAASSIPYRDKDFGLTSYGVDCVKEMNRLGMMVDLSHVSYQTMVDVLNVSEAPVIFSHSSVYKLTAHERNVRDDVLLKLKENGGVININFCPLFITSGRADAANGSMANIQDAVDHISYVIDLIGWDHVGFGSDFDGIPNSPQGLEDVSKYPDLVKMVWKKYNASEEQISKLMGLNMLRVWAECENVARDKSGLQPIESQWLDRAWKFPTWARDDMPELYPGSKKIQDKITEWLDLGSLVKLADESLDPKK